One genomic region from Amycolatopsis sp. FBCC-B4732 encodes:
- a CDS encoding long-chain fatty acid--CoA ligase: MTRSPGPADFGLGSWPARRARISPDRTALDGGGGQDRTLTYAGLAERVERLAGALTRLGVRPGDRVAYLGVNAATVFEALFATARCGALFVPLNYRLSGTEIRYMLDDSGASVLVHSPDTDALVAAAGPLPVRHVLATDPASCPAGGLDFEAELAAGGPPPGTGIALDDPCLLLYTSGTTGRPKAAVLTHGNLTWNTVNQLAHLDVLGTDKALCIAPLFHCVGLGQITLPTLFKGGSVEPVAKFDAGAILGRIGAAGITSFSAVPTMLEMLCRHESWASTDLSSLTCVLYGGSPVAERVARAWLDRGVQLLQGYGMTEAAPGVSMATHEGTPAHPVAAGVPHFFTDVAALGPDLAPAPLGAEPAELLVRGPHVFDGYWNRPEESKASFVEDDWFRTGDVVRVDDDGWAHVVDRVKDVIISGGENVYPAEVEAVATQLADVEACAVVGVPDARWGEVGAAFVVPRPGSPLDEAAFRTHLEQHLARYKIPKHVEFTEALPRNATGKIRRVELRARAAGAFPNGPA; encoded by the coding sequence GTGACCCGATCCCCCGGCCCGGCCGATTTCGGCCTGGGCAGCTGGCCCGCGCGGCGGGCGCGGATCTCGCCGGACCGCACCGCGCTCGACGGCGGCGGCGGGCAAGACCGCACGCTGACGTACGCCGGCCTCGCCGAGCGCGTCGAGCGGCTGGCCGGCGCGCTGACCCGGCTGGGGGTGCGCCCCGGCGACCGGGTGGCCTACCTCGGCGTCAACGCCGCCACCGTCTTCGAGGCGCTCTTCGCCACCGCCCGCTGCGGCGCGCTCTTCGTCCCGCTCAACTACCGGCTCTCCGGCACGGAAATCCGGTACATGCTCGATGACAGCGGCGCCTCGGTCCTGGTGCACAGCCCCGACACCGACGCGCTCGTCGCCGCGGCCGGCCCGCTGCCGGTGCGGCACGTGCTGGCGACGGACCCGGCGTCGTGCCCGGCGGGCGGGCTGGACTTCGAGGCCGAGCTCGCCGCGGGCGGTCCCCCGCCGGGCACCGGGATCGCGCTCGACGACCCGTGCCTGCTGCTCTACACCTCCGGCACCACCGGCCGCCCGAAGGCCGCCGTCCTCACCCACGGCAACCTCACCTGGAACACCGTCAACCAGCTGGCCCACCTCGACGTCCTGGGCACCGACAAGGCGCTGTGCATCGCGCCGCTGTTCCACTGCGTCGGGCTGGGCCAGATCACGCTGCCGACGCTGTTCAAGGGCGGCAGCGTGGAACCGGTCGCGAAGTTCGACGCGGGCGCGATCCTCGGCCGGATCGGCGCGGCCGGCATCACGAGCTTCTCCGCCGTGCCCACGATGCTGGAAATGCTCTGCCGCCACGAAAGCTGGGCGAGCACCGACCTCAGCTCCCTCACCTGCGTCCTCTACGGCGGCTCGCCGGTGGCCGAGCGGGTGGCCCGCGCGTGGCTCGACCGCGGCGTGCAGCTCCTGCAGGGCTACGGCATGACCGAAGCCGCGCCGGGGGTCTCGATGGCCACCCACGAGGGCACCCCCGCCCACCCGGTCGCCGCCGGGGTGCCGCATTTCTTCACCGACGTCGCCGCGCTCGGCCCGGACCTCGCCCCGGCGCCGCTGGGGGCCGAGCCCGCCGAGCTGCTGGTGCGCGGCCCGCACGTCTTCGACGGCTACTGGAACCGGCCCGAAGAGTCGAAGGCGAGCTTCGTCGAGGATGACTGGTTCCGGACCGGCGACGTCGTCCGCGTCGACGACGACGGCTGGGCCCACGTCGTCGACCGGGTCAAGGACGTGATCATCTCCGGCGGCGAGAACGTCTACCCCGCCGAGGTCGAGGCGGTCGCCACGCAGCTGGCCGACGTCGAGGCGTGCGCCGTGGTCGGCGTGCCCGACGCGCGCTGGGGCGAGGTCGGCGCCGCCTTCGTCGTCCCGCGCCCCGGGTCCCCGCTCGACGAAGCGGCCTTCCGCACCCACCTCGAACAGCACCTCGCCCGCTACAAGATCCCCAAGCACGTCGAGTTCACCGAAGCCCTGCCCCGCAACGCCACCGGCAAGATCCGCCGCGTCGAACTGCGCGCGCGAGCCGCCGGCGCCTTCCCGAACGGACCCGCATGA